A window from Chrysemys picta bellii isolate R12L10 chromosome 2, ASM1138683v2, whole genome shotgun sequence encodes these proteins:
- the CBLN2 gene encoding cerebellin-2 isoform X2 — MPALGFAAVCRPSCEDASLPCPEEEDSDLVPSQLPRRESGGGNRRSLPSLPSCALMPAPSGSSCWPLPKMPGLGRRGALPEPAGCCYCLAAALALLLLLLPAGCPVRAQNDTEPIVLEGKCLVVCDSSPSADGAITSSLGISVRSGSAKVAFSATRSTNHEPSEMSNRTMTIYFDQVLVNIGNHFDLASSIFVAPRKGIYSFSFHVVKVYNRQTIQVSLMQNGYPVISAFAGDQDVTREAASNGVLLHMEREDKVHLKLERGNLMGGWKYSTFSGFLVFPL; from the exons ATGCCAGCGCTTGGCTTTGCA GCTGTGTGCCGCCCGTCCTGTGAGGACGCCTCCTTACCCTGCCCGGAGGAGGAGGACTCGGATCTAGTCCCAAGCCAGCTGCCCCGGAGAGAGAGCGGGGGAGGAAATAGGCGCAGCCTCCCCTCCCTACCCTCTTGCGCCCTGATGCCGGCGCCTAGCGGGAGCAGTTGCTGGCCCCTGCCGAAGATGCCGGGGCTAGGGCGGCGGGgggcgctgccggagcccgcggGCTGCTGCTACTGCCTGGCGGCGgcgctggccctgctgctgctgctgctgcccgccGGCTGCCCGGTGCGTGCGCAGAACGACACAGAGCCCATCGTGCTGGAGGGCAAGTGCCTGGTGGTTTGCGACTCCAGCCCGTCGGCGGACGGGGCCATCACCTCCTCCTTGGGGATCTCGGTGCGCTCGGGCAGCGCCAAGGTGGCCTTCTCGGCCACCAGGAGCACCAACCACGAGCCATCGGAGATGAGCAACCGCACCATGACCATCTACTTCGACCAG GTATTAGTTAATATTGGCAACCATTTTGATCTTGCTTCCAGTATATTTGTAGCACCAAGAAAAGGGATTTATAGTTTCAGTTTCCACGTGGTCAAGGTCTATAACAGACAAACTATCCAG GTAAGTTTAATGCAAAACGGCTacccagtgatttcagcttttgCAGGGGATCAGGATGTCACCAGAGAAGCAGCCAGCAATGGAGTCTTGCTCCACATGGAGAGAGAAGATAAAGTGCATCTCAAACTGGAAAGGGGTAACCTCATGGGAGGGTGGAAATACTCAACCTTTTCTGGCTTCTTAGTCTTTCCACTATAA
- the CBLN2 gene encoding cerebellin-2 isoform X3, whose product MPAPSGSSCWPLPKMPGLGRRGALPEPAGCCYCLAAALALLLLLLPAGCPVRAQNDTEPIVLEGKCLVVCDSSPSADGAITSSLGISVRSGSAKVAFSATRSTNHEPSEMSNRTMTIYFDQVLVNIGNHFDLASSIFVAPRKGIYSFSFHVVKVYNRQTIQVSLMQNGYPVISAFAGDQDVTREAASNGVLLHMEREDKVHLKLERGNLMGGWKYSTFSGFLVFPL is encoded by the exons ATGCCGGCGCCTAGCGGGAGCAGTTGCTGGCCCCTGCCGAAGATGCCGGGGCTAGGGCGGCGGGgggcgctgccggagcccgcggGCTGCTGCTACTGCCTGGCGGCGgcgctggccctgctgctgctgctgctgcccgccGGCTGCCCGGTGCGTGCGCAGAACGACACAGAGCCCATCGTGCTGGAGGGCAAGTGCCTGGTGGTTTGCGACTCCAGCCCGTCGGCGGACGGGGCCATCACCTCCTCCTTGGGGATCTCGGTGCGCTCGGGCAGCGCCAAGGTGGCCTTCTCGGCCACCAGGAGCACCAACCACGAGCCATCGGAGATGAGCAACCGCACCATGACCATCTACTTCGACCAG GTATTAGTTAATATTGGCAACCATTTTGATCTTGCTTCCAGTATATTTGTAGCACCAAGAAAAGGGATTTATAGTTTCAGTTTCCACGTGGTCAAGGTCTATAACAGACAAACTATCCAG GTAAGTTTAATGCAAAACGGCTacccagtgatttcagcttttgCAGGGGATCAGGATGTCACCAGAGAAGCAGCCAGCAATGGAGTCTTGCTCCACATGGAGAGAGAAGATAAAGTGCATCTCAAACTGGAAAGGGGTAACCTCATGGGAGGGTGGAAATACTCAACCTTTTCTGGCTTCTTAGTCTTTCCACTATAA
- the CBLN2 gene encoding cerebellin-2 isoform X1, which produces MPAPSQLIFSKQYNFTDSYLASPTLPSWTYQAVCRPSCEDASLPCPEEEDSDLVPSQLPRRESGGGNRRSLPSLPSCALMPAPSGSSCWPLPKMPGLGRRGALPEPAGCCYCLAAALALLLLLLPAGCPVRAQNDTEPIVLEGKCLVVCDSSPSADGAITSSLGISVRSGSAKVAFSATRSTNHEPSEMSNRTMTIYFDQVLVNIGNHFDLASSIFVAPRKGIYSFSFHVVKVYNRQTIQVSLMQNGYPVISAFAGDQDVTREAASNGVLLHMEREDKVHLKLERGNLMGGWKYSTFSGFLVFPL; this is translated from the exons ATGCCTG CACCATCTCAGCTCATTTTCTCTAAGCAATACAACTTCACGGACAGCTACCTAGCCAGCCCTACGCTCCCATCATGGACCTACCAG GCTGTGTGCCGCCCGTCCTGTGAGGACGCCTCCTTACCCTGCCCGGAGGAGGAGGACTCGGATCTAGTCCCAAGCCAGCTGCCCCGGAGAGAGAGCGGGGGAGGAAATAGGCGCAGCCTCCCCTCCCTACCCTCTTGCGCCCTGATGCCGGCGCCTAGCGGGAGCAGTTGCTGGCCCCTGCCGAAGATGCCGGGGCTAGGGCGGCGGGgggcgctgccggagcccgcggGCTGCTGCTACTGCCTGGCGGCGgcgctggccctgctgctgctgctgctgcccgccGGCTGCCCGGTGCGTGCGCAGAACGACACAGAGCCCATCGTGCTGGAGGGCAAGTGCCTGGTGGTTTGCGACTCCAGCCCGTCGGCGGACGGGGCCATCACCTCCTCCTTGGGGATCTCGGTGCGCTCGGGCAGCGCCAAGGTGGCCTTCTCGGCCACCAGGAGCACCAACCACGAGCCATCGGAGATGAGCAACCGCACCATGACCATCTACTTCGACCAG GTATTAGTTAATATTGGCAACCATTTTGATCTTGCTTCCAGTATATTTGTAGCACCAAGAAAAGGGATTTATAGTTTCAGTTTCCACGTGGTCAAGGTCTATAACAGACAAACTATCCAG GTAAGTTTAATGCAAAACGGCTacccagtgatttcagcttttgCAGGGGATCAGGATGTCACCAGAGAAGCAGCCAGCAATGGAGTCTTGCTCCACATGGAGAGAGAAGATAAAGTGCATCTCAAACTGGAAAGGGGTAACCTCATGGGAGGGTGGAAATACTCAACCTTTTCTGGCTTCTTAGTCTTTCCACTATAA